One window from the genome of Thermus sediminis encodes:
- a CDS encoding MFS transporter has protein sequence MSGRLLLALLLGVFMGALDNAILAPALPAIAEDLGTGVDRVTLAFSIYSVFYAVAVPILGRLSDLWGYGRIYGTSMALFAGGSALAALSSSLETLVLARVIQAVGAGGLFPVAQAIVGATVGQEKRGAYLGQILGVFALGNVLGPNLGGFIVERASWHWVFWINVPIGLIGVLLLLGSPLPKSQGKALLDLVGGVLVALTFGSLVMGIQGLERLTELGFFSPRIGGLFLLSGVSALLLILYESRHPAPLLDVRLALSPPFLPLWLVSTLVGYALLGGIVFAPLYAQVAFFLSPFASGAILNALALALGGMSGFAGAMVGRVGGKRLVVLGMALTALGLFLMAYLASTLPLLLLGLFLLGTGLGLVQGPLSYLALGLAPEGSQGQVSSLVSLTRSLGAAAGITVSGVLLSRKSQELASLTAGGPVGFSGGTGNLAEAPAFVQTLLQNTLGAGVLDGWRLAFFAALMGFLASFLLREAPRTPASADTPKPPQPSAPPAP, from the coding sequence AGCGGCCGCCTTCTCCTGGCCCTCCTCTTGGGCGTCTTCATGGGCGCCTTGGACAACGCCATCCTGGCTCCCGCTCTCCCTGCCATCGCCGAGGACTTGGGCACGGGCGTGGACCGGGTAACCCTAGCCTTCTCCATCTACTCTGTCTTCTACGCTGTGGCCGTTCCCATCCTGGGACGGCTTTCCGATCTTTGGGGCTATGGGCGCATCTACGGCACTTCCATGGCCCTCTTCGCCGGGGGCAGCGCCCTGGCGGCCCTATCCTCCAGCCTGGAAACCCTCGTCCTGGCCCGGGTGATCCAGGCGGTGGGAGCGGGGGGACTCTTCCCCGTAGCCCAGGCCATCGTGGGGGCCACGGTGGGCCAGGAAAAGCGGGGAGCTTACCTGGGCCAGATCCTGGGGGTCTTCGCCCTGGGGAACGTGCTGGGCCCCAACCTGGGCGGTTTCATCGTGGAGCGGGCCTCCTGGCACTGGGTCTTTTGGATCAACGTGCCCATAGGTCTGATCGGGGTCCTCCTCCTCTTGGGCTCCCCCTTGCCCAAATCCCAGGGAAAGGCCCTTTTGGACCTGGTAGGAGGAGTTCTGGTGGCCCTCACCTTCGGAAGCCTGGTGATGGGCATCCAAGGGCTGGAGCGGCTCACGGAGCTGGGCTTTTTCTCTCCCAGGATCGGGGGGCTTTTCCTCCTCTCCGGAGTGTCCGCTCTCCTCCTTATCCTCTACGAGTCCCGCCACCCAGCTCCCCTTCTGGACGTGCGCCTGGCCCTCTCCCCACCCTTCTTGCCCCTCTGGCTGGTGTCCACTTTGGTGGGCTACGCCCTTCTCGGCGGCATCGTCTTCGCTCCCCTGTACGCCCAGGTAGCCTTCTTCCTCTCCCCCTTCGCCTCAGGGGCCATCCTGAACGCCCTGGCCTTGGCCCTGGGCGGGATGAGCGGCTTCGCCGGAGCCATGGTGGGCCGCGTGGGCGGGAAGCGCCTCGTGGTCCTGGGCATGGCCCTCACAGCTTTGGGCCTCTTCCTCATGGCCTACCTGGCGAGCACCCTCCCTCTCCTTCTCCTGGGGCTCTTCCTTCTAGGAACGGGGCTTGGCTTGGTCCAGGGGCCTCTATCCTACCTGGCCTTGGGCCTCGCTCCCGAGGGGAGCCAGGGCCAGGTGTCCAGCCTGGTCTCCCTTACCCGGAGCCTGGGGGCTGCGGCCGGCATAACGGTCTCCGGGGTGCTCCTCTCCAGGAAAAGCCAGGAGCTAGCAAGCCTCACCGCTGGAGGGCCTGTGGGCTTCTCGGGAGGAACGGGCAACCTGGCCGAGGCCCCCGCCTTCGTCCAGACCCTTCTGCAGAACACCCTGGGGGCCGGGGTGCTGGACGGGTGGCGCCTGGCCTTCTTCGCTGCCCTTATGGGCTTCCTAGCCTCTTTCCTCCTACGGGAAGCTCCTAGAACCCCTGCCTCCGCAGATACTCCCAAACCTCCCCAGCCGTCCGCCCCTCCCGCTCCGTGA
- a CDS encoding class I SAM-dependent methyltransferase: MGEGTLCPRCPARYPWRGGFLDLRAHWERPHLRLVNALPPVAWLYDLWRVRSTALLSGGRLTLAEELARLRAWLLPAGPPFLDVGTGTGIYREALGEKALGLDPSPAFLRVARRKRPGAYLLGHGEKLPFRDGAFGGLAIGPTWNEFQDPRRAASEAKRVLRPGGRLFGLLLLGPGPSLGLWRPGEGEIQALLEGVGFRARLERYGQLGLILAEVG; the protein is encoded by the coding sequence TTGGGGGAAGGGACCCTTTGCCCCCGTTGCCCTGCGCGCTACCCCTGGCGCGGGGGCTTTCTGGACCTGAGGGCCCACTGGGAAAGGCCCCACCTGCGCCTGGTCAATGCCCTTCCCCCCGTGGCCTGGCTCTACGACCTCTGGCGGGTGCGCTCCACGGCCCTCCTATCCGGGGGCCGGCTCACCCTGGCCGAAGAACTTGCGCGCCTTCGCGCCTGGCTCCTCCCCGCCGGACCCCCCTTCCTGGACGTGGGCACGGGGACGGGGATTTATCGGGAGGCCCTGGGGGAGAAGGCCCTGGGACTGGACCCTTCCCCCGCCTTCCTGCGGGTGGCCAGGAGGAAGCGGCCCGGGGCCTACCTCCTTGGGCACGGGGAGAAGCTTCCCTTCCGTGACGGAGCCTTTGGCGGCCTGGCGATCGGACCCACCTGGAACGAGTTCCAGGACCCCCGTAGGGCGGCCTCCGAGGCCAAGCGGGTCCTGCGGCCAGGAGGGAGGCTTTTTGGCCTCCTCCTCTTGGGGCCTGGGCCTAGCCTAGGCCTATGGCGGCCTGGGGAGGGGGAGATCCAGGCCCTCTTGGAGGGGGTGGGTTTCCGGGCCCGGCTAGAGCGGTACGGGCAGCTTGGCCTCATCCTGGCCGAGGTAGGATGA
- a CDS encoding R2-like ligand-binding oxidase codes for MRTGFRSVERGLEAGFPMRLYHKAKRLFWDPAALDFTRDREAFQALDPRAQDLLLRLTSLFLGGEEAVTLDLLPLVRAVAGEGRLEEEMYLTTFLLEEAKHVEFFARFLEEVAGAKGGLAHYHGPHYRRIFHELLPEAMGRLEVDRSPKAQVEAALTYNVVVEGVLAETGYQGFFRAVDRLRAQGLDLPATLEGVAHIQRDESRHMAYGLFLIARHLGEDPGLWPAVEARLNLLLPEALGVVQELFAAYTEGMPLEVSAEEFLAYAMGQFAGRMRVLERARSLGAGALEGLVG; via the coding sequence ATGCGCACGGGTTTTAGAAGCGTCGAGCGGGGCCTGGAAGCGGGGTTTCCCATGAGGCTCTACCACAAGGCCAAGCGCCTTTTCTGGGACCCGGCTGCCCTGGACTTCACCCGCGACCGGGAGGCCTTCCAGGCCTTGGACCCCCGGGCCCAGGACCTTCTCCTAAGGCTGACCAGCCTCTTCCTGGGCGGGGAGGAGGCGGTGACACTGGACCTCCTCCCCCTGGTGCGGGCGGTGGCCGGGGAGGGGAGGCTAGAGGAGGAGATGTACCTCACCACCTTCCTCCTGGAGGAGGCTAAGCACGTGGAGTTCTTCGCCCGCTTCCTGGAGGAGGTGGCGGGGGCCAAGGGGGGGCTTGCCCACTACCACGGGCCCCACTACCGCCGCATCTTCCATGAGCTCCTCCCTGAGGCCATGGGCCGCCTGGAGGTGGACAGGAGTCCTAAGGCCCAGGTGGAGGCAGCCCTCACCTACAACGTGGTGGTGGAGGGGGTGCTAGCGGAGACGGGCTACCAGGGCTTTTTCCGGGCGGTGGACCGCCTCCGGGCGCAGGGGCTGGACCTCCCGGCCACCCTGGAAGGGGTGGCCCATATCCAACGGGACGAGAGCCGGCACATGGCCTACGGCCTTTTCCTCATCGCCCGCCACCTGGGGGAGGACCCGGGGCTTTGGCCTGCGGTGGAGGCCCGGCTGAACCTCCTTTTGCCGGAGGCTTTGGGGGTGGTGCAGGAGCTCTTCGCCGCCTACACCGAGGGGATGCCCCTGGAGGTTTCTGCGGAAGAGTTCCTGGCCTACGCCATGGGCCAGTTCGCCGGCCGGATGCGGGTTCTGGAAAGGGCCAGGAGCCTGGGGGCCGGGGCCTTGGAGGGGCTTGTGGGGTAG
- a CDS encoding alpha/beta hydrolase has protein sequence MRPLALLLLLASALAQEYRALPGADTGFAPLDRSYALVYSAERPRAVLLFVPGLLGGAGNFVLLAEHLKALDPSLEVWAWDRRANGLEDRRGFLKEDPLAYYQALEEPDLSPLRAWGLEVHLRDLDLAVEEARKRGPVVLLGHSLGASLATLYAWLHGEKLGGLVLLDGSLGVVQVSREAFLEGQDTPFGRLPGLRALLSGEASPVFGGFLTPKDLALAEAEAYLAARRPEEPVPFGPYRATREARALLRVDDHYSLFPVFSVSVGRAWAREGLSLLGLLQGQLVLTVRGPRDGLIRWRDTREATDPRAFLRAFARPETGFSEWYFPYRLLLEIAGHPYALPDLRPRPLPYPVLALGAGRGLIPEARGFRLEEAFPGTPAEVRILPGLTHLDLLTEREGRTAGEVWEYLRRQGF, from the coding sequence ATGCGCCCCTTGGCTTTATTGCTGCTTTTGGCCTCGGCCCTGGCCCAGGAGTACCGGGCCCTTCCCGGGGCGGACACGGGTTTTGCCCCTCTGGACCGGAGCTACGCCCTGGTCTACTCAGCGGAAAGACCCAGGGCGGTTCTCCTCTTTGTGCCCGGGCTCCTTGGTGGGGCCGGCAACTTCGTCCTCCTGGCCGAGCATCTGAAGGCCTTGGATCCTTCCCTCGAGGTCTGGGCCTGGGACCGGCGGGCCAACGGCCTCGAGGACCGCCGGGGCTTTCTCAAGGAAGACCCCTTGGCCTACTACCAGGCCCTGGAGGAGCCCGACCTGAGCCCCCTAAGGGCCTGGGGCCTGGAGGTGCACCTAAGGGACCTGGACCTGGCGGTGGAAGAGGCCAGGAAGCGGGGCCCGGTGGTCCTCCTGGGCCACTCCCTTGGGGCCTCCCTGGCCACGCTTTACGCCTGGCTCCACGGGGAGAAGCTTGGGGGCCTCGTCCTCCTGGACGGGAGCCTAGGGGTGGTCCAGGTCTCCCGGGAGGCCTTCCTGGAGGGGCAGGACACCCCCTTTGGCCGCCTTCCTGGCCTCAGGGCCCTCCTCTCCGGGGAGGCGAGCCCCGTTTTCGGGGGCTTCCTCACCCCCAAGGACCTGGCCCTGGCGGAGGCCGAGGCCTACCTCGCTGCCCGCCGCCCCGAGGAGCCCGTCCCTTTCGGCCCCTACCGGGCCACCCGGGAGGCCCGGGCCCTCCTCCGGGTGGACGACCACTACAGCCTCTTCCCCGTCTTTAGCGTGAGCGTGGGCCGGGCCTGGGCCCGGGAGGGCCTAAGCCTCCTGGGCCTCCTCCAGGGGCAGCTCGTCCTCACCGTCCGGGGGCCCAGGGACGGGCTCATCCGCTGGCGGGACACCAGGGAGGCCACGGACCCAAGGGCCTTCCTCCGGGCCTTCGCCCGGCCCGAGACGGGCTTTTCCGAGTGGTACTTCCCCTACCGGCTCCTCCTGGAGATCGCCGGCCACCCCTACGCCCTTCCGGACCTGAGGCCCAGGCCCCTGCCCTACCCGGTCCTGGCCCTGGGGGCGGGGAGGGGGCTTATCCCCGAGGCCCGGGGCTTCCGCCTGGAGGAGGCCTTTCCCGGAACCCCCGCCGAGGTCCGCATCCTCCCCGGCCTCACCCACCTGGACCTCCTCACGGAGCGGGAGGGGCGGACGGCTGGGGAGGTTTGGGAGTATCTGCGGAGGCAGGGGTTCTAG
- a CDS encoding DUF4397 domain-containing protein gives MKKVLALLAVLAMGAMALAQGAMVRVAHLSPDAPAVDVLVNGQRAITGLAFKQVTPYISLPATRVRVQVVPAGQDAPVVIDAELDLREGVYYTVAATGFLANIRPQVYTDTLAGFFPRAGFARVRVVHTSPDAPAVDVAVRGGPVLFANLPFPRASTYLSVPAGSYDLEVRAAGTTTVALSLPGVNLESGKIYTVFAVGSLGAGTLSVVTVVDATVLGGTQ, from the coding sequence ATGAAGAAGGTTTTGGCGCTTCTTGCTGTGTTGGCGATGGGAGCGATGGCCCTAGCCCAGGGGGCCATGGTGCGCGTGGCCCACCTCTCCCCCGACGCCCCGGCGGTGGATGTCCTGGTGAACGGGCAGCGGGCCATCACGGGCCTCGCCTTCAAGCAGGTGACGCCCTACATCTCTCTCCCTGCAACCAGGGTGCGGGTCCAGGTGGTGCCCGCAGGGCAGGACGCCCCGGTGGTCATAGACGCCGAGCTAGACCTCCGCGAAGGGGTCTACTACACGGTGGCCGCCACCGGTTTCCTGGCCAACATCCGACCCCAGGTCTACACGGACACCCTGGCGGGCTTCTTCCCCCGGGCTGGCTTTGCCCGCGTCCGCGTGGTCCACACCTCCCCCGATGCCCCTGCCGTGGACGTGGCCGTGAGGGGAGGACCGGTCCTTTTTGCCAACCTTCCCTTCCCCCGGGCCAGCACCTACCTCTCCGTGCCCGCGGGGAGCTATGACCTCGAGGTCCGGGCAGCGGGGACTACCACCGTGGCCCTCTCCCTTCCCGGGGTGAACCTGGAAAGCGGCAAGATCTACACGGTCTTTGCCGTGGGAAGCCTCGGTGCGGGCACGCTCTCCGTGGTGACCGTGGTGGACGCTACCGTCTTGGGTGGCACCCAGTAG